TGACGGTGCGCCTGATGCGCCCGCGCACCGACCGACGCATCACCTTCACGCTGCGCCTCATGGAATCGCACGAGCAGGGCCGCCTGGTGTTCAGCCCGCTGCTCAACCGCTTCCTCTCGGGTGAAGACTACCAGCAGCGCCCGGTCAAGGTCTCTGACTCCGGACGCATCCGCAACGAGCTGCAGACCCTGTGCGCCGAAGCCCTCGAGTTCCCAGGCGGCAACCGCATCCGCATCCACTTCGACCGCATCGGACCCGCCGTGATCCCCCCCGACAAGCAGCGCCGCCTGCACGAGATTCTCGAATGGTACAGGCGCCGCCACCCCATCTGGTTCTCGTGGCTCGAGGTGAAGGGCTTCGGGCAGGGGTGACCTTGCCGCGGTGAGGACCTGCCGCGTTCCCCGAGAGGGTTCAGGCGCCGCCTTGCGTAACCATGACCTGATGAAGTACCGCGCACTCACCGCCATCACCCTGCTCTCCATCTCCCTCGCCAGCGTCGGCTGCTCGACGACCGAGAAGAAGCCCGGGGCCACCCCGAGCGGCGCCGCGGTGGCCTCGGCCAGCACTGCGCCATCCGGCGTCTCCGCCAGCAGCGCTCCGCCGCCACCGCCGCCCCCGCCGGCCTCACCCGCGGCCGGCGCCAGCCCGTTCGCGGTTCCAGCGGAGTCGTTCCCGCTCAAGCTCGGGACCCACTACCGCCTGCACTACACCGACTACCGCAACGGTGTCAAGGTTCGCGAGTTCGACGAGGACACGACCCTCGACAAGCAGGAGGGCGATCTCTCGCAGTACCTCGTCACGTCGCAGATCGGCGACATGAAGAAGGTGAACCGCATCTACATCGTCAGCCGACCCGACGGGCTGTGGTACAGCATCGAGGAACCGCCGCGCGAGAAGGGCAAGAAGACCCACAAGGTCGACGCCTCCACGCGCATGCTCTCGTTCCCCCTCAAGCCCGGATCGAGCTGGGAGATGCGCATGCCCATGGGGTCGATGGCGTCTCGCGCGGTGGTCGGCATGGAGCGCGTCACCGTGCCGGCCGGCACCTTCAACGCGGTGCGCATGCAGGAGAAGCGCGAAGGCACTGCGGGTGATTCGTGGTACGTGCCCGACGTCGGCGTGATCAAATCAGACCTGAGCGGTCCAACCGAGCGGTACATCAAGGAGATGGTGCTGTTCGAAGCCGCGAAGAAGTGAGGCGACGCCAGGGCCGCGGCTTCACCCTGATCGAGGTGCTCGTGGCCCTTGCCATCTTCGCGCTCGTGGCCGTTCCGCTCATCAACCTCGAGCTGGGCTCCACGAGCGCCATCGCGCGCGTGCAGTCAGAGCGCGAGGCGCACTACCTCGCCATCTACACCCTCGACACCCTGCTCGCGACGCGGTTCAAGGGCGAGCGCACCGACACGCGCGGCCCCTACACGGTGAAGGTGCGGTCGACCTCGGTGGAGACCGCAAAGCTGCCCATCGAGCGGCTGCAGGTCGCCGTCTACGCCAACAATGACGAGATCGGTCTGGCAACGGCCTACCGACTGCGCCAGAACAGCGAGCAGCCGTAGGTGAGGCGCGTGCGTCCCCTCCATCGCCGCTTCAGCGGAGGCTTCGCGCTCCTCGAGCTGCTCGTGACCATCGGACTTGTGCTGCTCGTGATGGTTCTCGTGGGGGCCACCCTGCTCAACGGCGCCACGTCGGCCACCACCGCCCGTCTGCGGGGAGAGCAGGAGGCCGAGCTGCTGCGCGTGATGTCGGCCATGCGACGCCAGATCATCACCATCGCCACCTCAGCGGCTACATCGACCTCCGTGGTGGGAGAGATCGGCCGTGAGCCCAACACCGACTGGCTCGACATGGTGACCTCGTCCCTCGTCTTCAGCAAGGGCGTGGGGCACGCCGAGTGGCGCATCATCCGCACCCCTGGTGAAGCCCCCTATCTGGGCTATCGCGAAGCGCCGTGGATCGGCGGCGAGCGCCTCCACGACAACACCTGGATGCCGTACTCCCGCCTGATCACGGGAATGAAGGTTCGCTACTGGTCGAACCCCGAGTTCATCGAGGGCTGGAAGCGTGACGAGGTGCCCGAGCGCATTGAGGTGACCCTCTTCTACATCGACGAGGGCCAGACGGCCTCCGCCACGTTCGAGGCCTTTCCCGGCAT
This sequence is a window from Pseudomonadota bacterium. Protein-coding genes within it:
- a CDS encoding prepilin-type N-terminal cleavage/methylation domain-containing protein — its product is MVRARRRRDQIRPERSNRAVHQGDGAVRSREEVRRRQGRGFTLIEVLVALAIFALVAVPLINLELGSTSAIARVQSEREAHYLAIYTLDTLLATRFKGERTDTRGPYTVKVRSTSVETAKLPIERLQVAVYANNDEIGLATAYRLRQNSEQP